The sequence below is a genomic window from Paenibacillus silvisoli.
GCTCGTCTTTCGAAAATGTCGTTTTGGCGATGTTCAGCTTCATCTCGAACAGGTCGTCCTTGTGCACCAGCTTTGGCGAAGCCATCTTGGCCGCCACGGCCGGATCGGCAGCTTCTTCCTTCTCCTTGTTGCCCGAGCTTCCGCACGCCGACAATGACAACGACAACAGCAGCACGACCACCAACATTGCAATCCGTCTCATCGCACCCTTGCCCCCCGGTTTTATTTTCTTGCCATTAATGACGCTGCTGGCCGTGAAAAGGTTACCGCCGCCCCCCCGTCTCTAGCTCTAGCTGCCATCGCGATATTTTCGCGGCGTGACGCCGTTCACTTTCATAAACACATTGTAGAAGGAAGGCTCGCTCTGATACCCGACGATCTCCGCAATTTCCTTCACTTGCAGGCTCGTCGTGCGCAAATACCGTTTCGCCGCCTCCATCCGGCAATAAATGAGAAACTGGATCGGGCTCACGCCCATCTCATCCTTGAACAGATGCGCCAGATGATATTTGTTCAGATACGTCTCCTCGGCAAGCGATTCCAGCGTAAGCGGCGCGCTGTAGTTCTCCTCAATGATCCGCTTCGCCTTCCAAACCGCTTCCCGCGCAGGGACCCGCGCCCGTTCGGAACCATCGCTATAATGGGCAAGACGTGCCAGCTTCGCGAAAATAACGCCGAGATAATGGTTCGCGATCGTCTGCGACTCCGGCTCCTGCCTGCGAAACTCCGCAATGCAATCGCGCATCAGCCTGCTTACGGCAGGCAGCTGATCGTACAGCTGAATGAGCGGCGGAGCATCCGGGTGAAGAAAATAATCCGGCATAAGCTCCCCGACCCGCAGCCCCCGAAACCCGATGAAGGTCGCGCGAAAAGGATGCTTCGTCGACAGCTCCTTATGCCATACGCCCCGATGGTAGAGCAGCAGCGTGCCTGCCCCGGCCGCGTAGCTTTTCCCGTCGATCTCAAACTCGCCTTCGCCCTCCTCGATCAACAGCATCTCGCTGTTGGCGTCGTGCTTGTGCAGCTCCAGCAGGAAGCGGTTCGCCCCGCCGCCCATATCAAAAGAACTGCCGCTCAGAAATACCGCCGGACTGCGGAATATAGTCGCGTCTCCCACTCGACAGCCTCCTCTATAATCGCAAGAATCGATAGCTTTTTGCCCAAGTTCTCTTATTGTTTCGACCGATTCAATGACATACCCTTAATTATAGATAACGCTTGCAATTCCCTTTGCTTCCAGCATAATCCGAAACGAGATCGACGTACAACATTAAATAGTTTGAGCTAAGGAGCGTGCATGCTTTTGCTGCAATTCAAGAAGAGACGGCTGTCCGATGAAAAATACGAGGCTTGCGCCGTGTTCGACGTCAACGGCGACGGCATTCCCGACATTGTCAGCGGCGCCTACTGGTATGAGGGGCCGGACTATGCGAAGAAACATTTTATAGGCGACGTGCTGGAGATTTCCGAA
It includes:
- a CDS encoding helix-turn-helix transcriptional regulator, whose translation is MGDATIFRSPAVFLSGSSFDMGGGANRFLLELHKHDANSEMLLIEEGEGEFEIDGKSYAAGAGTLLLYHRGVWHKELSTKHPFRATFIGFRGLRVGELMPDYFLHPDAPPLIQLYDQLPAVSRLMRDCIAEFRRQEPESQTIANHYLGVIFAKLARLAHYSDGSERARVPAREAVWKAKRIIEENYSAPLTLESLAEETYLNKYHLAHLFKDEMGVSPIQFLIYCRMEAAKRYLRTTSLQVKEIAEIVGYQSEPSFYNVFMKVNGVTPRKYRDGS